In Drosophila pseudoobscura strain MV-25-SWS-2005 chromosome 4, UCI_Dpse_MV25, whole genome shotgun sequence, the following proteins share a genomic window:
- the Arpc4 gene encoding actin-related protein 2/3 complex subunit 4, giving the protein MAATLKPYLTAVRHSLTAAMCLQDFPSQVVERHNKPEVEICSSKELVLTPIVVSRNEREKVLIEPSINSVRVSIAVKQADEIEKILCHKFTRFMMRRAESFAILRRKPIEGYDISFLITNCHTEQMYKHKLVDFVISFMEEIDKEISEMKLAVNARARTCAEEFLKRF; this is encoded by the coding sequence ATGGCCGCCACATTGAAACCCTATCTTACCGCCGTGCGGCACTCGCTCACCGCCGCCATGTGCCTGCAAGATTTCCCCTCCCAAGTGGTGGAGCGTCACAACAAGCCGGAGGTGGAGATATGCTCCAGCAAAGAGCTGGTGCTCACGCCCATTGTGGTGTCCCGCAACGAGCGGGAGAAGGTTCTGATTGAGCCGTCGATCAACTCGGTGCGGGTGAGCATTGCCGTGAAGCAGGCGGACGAAATCGAGAAGATACTGTGTCACAAGTTCACGAGGTTTATGATGCGCCGCGCCGAATCCTTCGCCATATTGCGCCGGAAGCCCATCGAGGGCTATGACATTAGCTTCCTCATCACTAACTGTCACACGGAGCAGATGTACAAGCACAAACTGGTGGACTTTGTGATTAGTTTCATGGAGGAGATCGACAAGGAAATCAGCGAAATGAAACTGGCAGTGAACGCCAGGGCTCGAACATGCGCCGAGGAGTTCCTCAAGCGGTTCTAG